From Amycolatopsis cihanbeyliensis, a single genomic window includes:
- a CDS encoding class I SAM-dependent methyltransferase: MSTPSTEAAARAATLHLSGERTVPGIPEENYWFRRHEAAYRALLPHCAGATVLEAGCGEGYGAGMIAREAARVLAVDYDEQATAHVVDRYPQVSAVRANLAFLPVGTGAADVVANFQVIEHLWDQEGFLAECLRVLRPGGKLLVTTPNRLTFTPDSDTPLNPYHTRELAPSELDDLLRAAGFEVELLHGLHHGPALRELDRRHGGCIIDAQLEVVMGSLPGQADWPADLLADVTAIGADDFRIDGEEPDTSLDLVAVAVAR, from the coding sequence GTGAGCACCCCATCCACCGAGGCGGCGGCGCGGGCGGCGACGCTGCACCTCAGCGGTGAGCGGACCGTCCCCGGCATCCCCGAGGAGAACTACTGGTTCCGCCGGCACGAGGCCGCTTACCGTGCCCTGCTCCCGCACTGCGCGGGCGCCACCGTGCTGGAAGCCGGCTGCGGTGAGGGCTACGGCGCCGGGATGATCGCGCGGGAGGCGGCAAGGGTGCTCGCCGTGGACTACGACGAGCAGGCGACGGCGCACGTGGTCGACCGCTACCCACAGGTCTCGGCCGTGCGGGCCAACCTGGCGTTCCTCCCGGTCGGCACCGGCGCCGCGGACGTGGTGGCGAACTTCCAGGTGATCGAGCACCTGTGGGACCAGGAAGGGTTCCTCGCCGAATGCCTGCGGGTGCTCCGGCCCGGCGGGAAGCTACTGGTCACCACCCCGAACCGGCTGACCTTCACCCCGGACTCCGACACCCCGCTGAATCCGTATCACACCAGGGAACTCGCACCGTCCGAACTGGACGATCTGCTACGGGCGGCCGGGTTCGAGGTCGAGCTGCTGCACGGGCTGCACCACGGACCGGCGCTACGGGAGCTCGACCGGCGCCACGGCGGCTGCATCATCGACGCGCAACTGGAGGTCGTGATGGGCTCCCTGCCCGGCCAGGCCGACTGGCCCGCCGACCTGTTGGCGGACGTCACGGCGATCGGCGCGGACGACTTCCGGATCGACGGCGAGGAACCGGACACCAGCCTGGACCTGGTCGCCGTGGCGGTGGCCCGGTGA
- a CDS encoding electron transfer flavoprotein subunit alpha/FixB family protein: MAEVLVLVDHVDGEVKKVTYELLTAARALGEAAAVVVGTAGTAGKVKEALASYGAAKVYVAESEDATGYLVTPKVDALAAAAAKASPAAVLVPATAEGKEVSARLAARLEAGLLVDVVDVHADGTVDQSVFGGAYSVKSKSAKGAPVISVRPGSVDAEQAEGAAAEEPLDVPAVDPAKSAKITGVEPVVGGDRPELTEASIVVSGGRGVGSAEQFDVVEKLADSLGAAVGASRAAVDSGYYPAQFQVGQTGKTVSPQLYVALGISGAIQHRAGMQTSKTIVAVNKDPEAPIFEVADFGVVGDLFKVAPQLTEEVTKRKG; encoded by the coding sequence ATGGCTGAGGTACTGGTTCTCGTCGACCATGTCGACGGCGAGGTCAAGAAGGTCACCTACGAACTGCTGACCGCGGCACGGGCGCTCGGCGAGGCGGCCGCCGTGGTGGTGGGCACCGCCGGTACGGCCGGCAAGGTCAAGGAGGCGCTGGCGTCCTACGGGGCGGCGAAGGTGTACGTGGCCGAGTCCGAGGACGCCACGGGTTACCTGGTCACGCCGAAGGTCGACGCGCTGGCCGCCGCGGCGGCGAAGGCATCCCCGGCCGCCGTGCTGGTGCCGGCGACCGCGGAGGGCAAGGAGGTGTCCGCGCGGCTGGCCGCCCGGCTGGAGGCGGGGCTGCTGGTGGACGTGGTCGACGTGCACGCCGACGGCACCGTCGACCAGTCCGTCTTCGGCGGCGCGTACTCGGTGAAGTCCAAGTCCGCCAAGGGCGCGCCGGTGATCTCCGTGCGCCCGGGCAGCGTGGACGCCGAGCAGGCCGAGGGCGCGGCCGCGGAGGAGCCGCTGGACGTGCCCGCGGTGGACCCGGCCAAGTCCGCCAAGATCACCGGTGTCGAGCCGGTCGTCGGCGGGGACCGGCCGGAGCTGACCGAGGCGTCGATCGTCGTCTCCGGTGGCCGTGGCGTCGGTTCGGCCGAGCAGTTCGACGTGGTGGAGAAGCTCGCCGACTCGCTCGGCGCGGCCGTCGGCGCTTCCCGTGCCGCGGTGGACTCCGGGTACTACCCGGCGCAGTTCCAGGTGGGGCAGACCGGTAAGACGGTCTCGCCGCAGCTCTACGTGGCGCTCGGGATCTCCGGCGCCATCCAGCACCGCGCCGGTATGCAGACCTCGAAGACGATCGTCGCGGTGAACAAGGACCCGGAGGCGCCGATCTTCGAGGTCGCCGACTTCGGGGTGGTCGGCGACCTGTTCAAGGTGGCTCCCCAACTCACCGAGGAAGTCACCAAGCGCAAGGGCTGA
- a CDS encoding GNAT family N-acetyltransferase yields MTRSEVLVSTDQTGVELPAGAPRYSLLVAHDNAEVLAAQRLRYQVFAEEMGASLHSPEPGLDVDEFDEFCDHLVVRDDGSGEIVGTYRMLPPERAARAGRLYAETEFDLTALARLRGSLVETGRSCVHAAHRSGAAVSLVWAGIARYMLLSGHRYLAGCASVPLADGGGYAAGVWDTVLRRHYGAEHERVVPLDPWRADGIERPRRAVLPPLLKGYLRLGAVVCGPPAHDPDFGVADFFMLLDLHRVDSRYLTYFLGAQA; encoded by the coding sequence ATGACGCGGTCCGAGGTGCTCGTCAGCACTGATCAGACGGGTGTGGAACTACCGGCGGGTGCGCCCCGGTACTCCCTGCTCGTCGCGCACGACAACGCCGAGGTTCTCGCCGCGCAGCGGCTTCGGTACCAGGTCTTCGCCGAGGAGATGGGGGCGAGCCTGCACTCGCCGGAGCCCGGCCTGGACGTGGACGAGTTCGACGAGTTCTGCGACCACCTCGTCGTGCGGGACGACGGCAGCGGCGAGATCGTCGGAACCTACCGGATGCTGCCACCCGAGCGGGCGGCCAGGGCGGGCAGGCTCTACGCCGAGACCGAGTTCGACCTGACCGCGCTGGCCCGGTTGCGCGGTTCGCTGGTGGAGACCGGTCGGTCCTGCGTGCACGCCGCGCACCGTAGCGGCGCGGCGGTCAGCCTGGTGTGGGCCGGCATCGCCCGGTACATGTTGCTGTCCGGGCACCGCTACCTCGCCGGCTGCGCCTCGGTGCCGCTCGCCGACGGTGGCGGCTACGCGGCCGGGGTCTGGGACACCGTCCTGCGCAGGCACTACGGCGCGGAGCACGAGCGGGTCGTGCCGCTCGATCCCTGGCGGGCGGACGGGATCGAACGTCCGCGGCGCGCCGTGCTGCCCCCGCTGCTGAAGGGGTACCTCCGGCTCGGCGCGGTGGTCTGCGGTCCGCCCGCGCACGACCCGGACTTCGGCGTCGCCGACTTCTTCATGCTGCTGGATCTCCACCGGGTCGACTCCCGCTATCTCACGTACTTCCTCGGGGCGCAGGCGTGA
- a CDS encoding electron transfer flavoprotein subunit beta/FixA family protein produces MTNIVVLVKQVPDTYSERKLTAGDHTLDRESADAVLDEINEKAVEEALKIKEAGEGEVTVVSVGPDRATDAIRKALSMGADKAIHVSDEALHGSDVLATARVIAAAIGRVEGYDLIIAGNEASDGRGGAVPAVLAELLGIPQLTHVRVLNVEGSTVKADRETEEGITHLEATLPALVSVGEKINEPRYPSFKGIMAAKKKPVDTLTVADLGVDAGAVGLGNAWSSVVESAPKPPRQAGQRVDDEGDGGSKVAEYLVSQKII; encoded by the coding sequence ATGACCAACATCGTCGTCCTGGTCAAGCAGGTGCCGGACACCTATTCGGAGCGCAAGCTCACGGCTGGTGACCACACCCTGGACCGTGAATCCGCCGACGCCGTACTCGACGAGATCAACGAGAAGGCCGTCGAGGAAGCGCTCAAGATCAAGGAAGCGGGTGAGGGCGAGGTCACCGTCGTCTCGGTGGGCCCGGACCGCGCGACCGACGCCATCCGCAAAGCCCTCTCGATGGGCGCCGACAAGGCCATCCACGTCTCCGACGAGGCGCTGCACGGCTCGGATGTGCTGGCCACCGCCAGGGTCATCGCCGCGGCCATCGGCCGGGTCGAAGGCTACGACCTGATCATCGCGGGCAACGAGGCCTCGGACGGCCGCGGCGGCGCGGTGCCCGCGGTCCTGGCCGAGCTGCTCGGTATCCCGCAGCTGACCCACGTCCGGGTGCTGAACGTGGAGGGCTCCACCGTCAAGGCGGACCGGGAGACCGAGGAGGGCATCACCCACCTCGAGGCCACCCTTCCCGCGCTGGTGAGCGTCGGCGAGAAGATCAACGAGCCGCGCTACCCCTCCTTCAAGGGCATCATGGCGGCCAAGAAGAAGCCGGTGGACACCCTCACCGTCGCCGACCTCGGCGTGGACGCCGGTGCCGTCGGCCTCGGCAACGCCTGGTCGTCCGTGGTCGAGTCGGCCCCGAAGCCCCCGCGGCAGGCGGGCCAGCGGGTCGACGACGAGGGCGACGGTGGCAGCAAGGTCGCCGAGTACCTGGTCAGCCAGAAGATCATCTGA
- a CDS encoding DegV family protein gives MPNVPVAVITDSTACLPEQLAAQWGVAVVQVQIRVGDRTDDENRFDRAELIESLRAGEPVSTAPPDQGAFFWTYQQAASQGADAIVSVHISGRMSQTVEAARAAAQQVQIPVHVVDSATTGMSLGFAVLSAARAAAAGAHTRRVIEVTEWRCSASTELIYVDTLEYLRKGGRIGAASAFVGTALSLKPLLTVYRGEVAPVTRVPGAKRALAKLTDLAVERAGPRPVDMAIACAAPSAREMAVVRQLREQVRDLREITLVQASTVIGAHVGPGALGITVAPVL, from the coding sequence CTGCCGAACGTGCCCGTAGCAGTGATCACCGATTCGACCGCCTGCCTCCCCGAGCAGCTCGCTGCTCAGTGGGGAGTCGCGGTCGTGCAGGTCCAGATCCGCGTGGGTGACCGGACTGACGACGAGAACCGGTTCGACCGTGCCGAACTGATCGAGTCGTTGCGTGCGGGTGAACCGGTTTCCACCGCACCACCCGATCAGGGTGCGTTCTTCTGGACCTATCAGCAAGCAGCCAGCCAGGGCGCGGATGCCATCGTCAGCGTGCACATCTCCGGCCGGATGTCCCAGACGGTGGAGGCCGCGCGAGCGGCGGCGCAGCAGGTCCAGATACCGGTGCACGTGGTGGACAGCGCCACCACCGGGATGAGCCTCGGGTTCGCGGTGCTCTCCGCGGCCCGCGCGGCGGCGGCCGGGGCGCACACCCGCCGGGTCATCGAGGTGACCGAGTGGCGCTGCTCCGCCAGCACCGAACTGATCTACGTGGACACCCTGGAGTACCTGCGCAAGGGCGGACGCATCGGTGCCGCGTCCGCCTTCGTCGGCACGGCGCTGTCCCTGAAGCCGCTGCTCACCGTGTACCGCGGCGAGGTCGCACCGGTGACAAGGGTGCCAGGGGCCAAACGCGCGCTGGCCAAGCTGACCGACCTCGCGGTGGAGCGGGCGGGTCCCCGTCCGGTGGACATGGCGATCGCCTGTGCCGCCCCCTCCGCGCGGGAGATGGCGGTGGTGCGGCAGCTCCGCGAGCAGGTCCGGGACCTGCGGGAGATCACCCTGGTCCAGGCCAGCACGGTGATCGGGGCGCATGTGGGCCCCGGCGCGCTCGGCATTACCGTAGCGCCTGTCCTGTGA